CCTTGGAGTCGGGCCCGAAACTGACCACTCCGTCGATTTCCGACAGGATCCCCTGGTCCTTGGGTTTACGTACCTCGAACAACTCCGCGACACGGGGCAGACCGCCGACGATATCCCTGGTCTTGGTCGTTTCGCGGGGTTTACGGGCGATAACATCCCCAGCCCGGATCTCGTCACCGTCATTGACCATAAGAATGGCCCCAACAGGCAGAGTATAAAAGGCCTGGGTGCCCGTATCGGGCCTGGTTTTGACCGTGCCGTCGGCATCGCACACGGCAACTCCCGGCCGGAAGCTCGACGAGCGGAACTCGATGACCGTCAGGGTGGACTTGCCTGTGGCCTCGTCGATCCGTTCCTGCACGGTACGGCCGTCAATGATATCCTTGAGTTGAACCGTACCGTCCACATCCGTCACAAAGGGCTCGTTGAAGGGATCCCATTCGGCCAGCCGGTCACCTTTTTTCACCTCGGCTCCATTCTCGAAATAGAGCCTGGCGCCAGAAGGCAGGGCATACTTTTCGCGTTCCACGCCCTGTTCATCCACAATGCGCAGCTGCCCGCTCTTGCCCAGCACCATCCTTTCGCCGCGGCTGTTGGTCACGGTACGGACCCGGGAGAGTACCACCCGGCCTTTGTTCATAGCCTCGTAACGGCTCTGTTCGATCTCCTTGGACGCCGTACCGCCGATGTGGAACGTCCGCATGGTCAGCTGCGTTCCCGGCTCGCCGATGGATTGGGCCGCGATAATGCCCACGGCCTCGCCCACATTGACCAGGTGCCCCCGGGCCAGATCCCGGCCATAACACAGAGCGCACACTCCGTGCTGGGATTTGCAGGTCAGGGCCGAACGGATGGTGATGGTCGACACGCCCCGGCGTTCGATCTCCGTCACCATATCTTCATTGATCATGGCGTTGGCAGGAATGAAAACCTCGCCCGTTTCAGGGTCGAGCACGTCGTACATGGCCACACGCCCGAGCACCCGCTCGCTCAGACGCACGGTGATCTCGCCGCCCTTGGTCACATGGGACAGTTCGATGCCGTCCACGGTCTTGCAGTCGTGTTCGCTGACGATAACGTCCTGCACCACGTCCACCAGACGCCGGGTCAGATATCCGGAGTTGGCCGTTTTCAGAGCCGTATCCGCCAGACCTTTGCGGGCGCCGTGAGTGGAAGTGAAGTATTGCAGAATGGTCAGCCCTTCACGGAAAGAAGTGGTGATGGGCGTTTCGATGATTTCACCCGACGGTTTGGCCATGAGGCCACGCATACCCGCGAGCTGACGAATCTGGTCCTGGTTTCCGCGCGCGCCGGAATTGGCCATCATGAATACGGAATTGAAGCTGTTGCACCGCTCTTCCGCAGCCGGGGACGCGTTCCAGCGCAGCACATGCTTTACCTCCGGCGCTCCCGTATGCGGGTTGGGCACGGTGTCGTACCTGAGTTCGCGCATCATGGCTTCGGAGACTTCGTTGGTGGCCTTGGTCCAGACATCCACCACTTTGTTCTTCTTCTCGGAACGGGTGATGATGCCCTCGCGGTACTGCTGCTCGATATCCGACACCTCGGCATAGGAGCGGTCCAGAATATGGCTCTTGGCCGGCGGAATATTCAGATCCTTCACCCCGACGGTGATGCCAGCCCGGGTGGAGTACTCGAAACCCAGGTCCTTCAATTTGTCGCAAAGGATGACTGTAGCCTTGGTGCCCGCCAGGCGGTAGGCTTCGCCCACCAGCCGACCGATGACCTTCTTGCTCATCTCCCGGTTGTACACGTCGAAGGGCACTTCCGCCGGAACAATTTCCCGGACGATGATCCGCCCCGGCGTGGTGGCCACCAGTTCCCCGTCAATGCGGACCTTGATCCTGGCATGCAGATCCAGATGCCCGGCATCGAAAGCGCAGACGACTTCTTCCGGATCGGAGAAGATCATGCCTTCGCCTTTTTCAAAAGGCCGGTCCACAGTCAGAAAATAGAGGCCAAGCACAATATCCTGAGACGGCACGATAATGGGCGAACCATTGGCCGGCGACAGGATATTGTTGGTGGACATCATCAGCACCCGGCACTCGATCTGGGCCTCCACAGAAAGCGGCACGTGCACGGCCATCTGGTCTCCGTCGAAGTCCGCGTTGAAAGCCGTACATACCAGCGGATGCAGACGGATGGCCTTGCCCTCCACCAGAATGGGCTCGAACGCCTGAATACCCAGCCGGTGCAGCGTGGGTGCGCGGTTCAGCAGGATGGGATATTCTCGCACCACTTCTTCCAGAATATCCCAGACAGCCACTTCCTCCCGCTCCACCATCTTCTTGGCGCTCTTGATGGTGCTCGCGTACCCGCGCTCTTCGAGCTTGGAGTAGATAAAGGGCTTGAACAGCTCCAGCGCCATCTTCTTGGGTAAACCGCACTGGTGCAGCTTCAGGTACGGCCCCACGACAATGACCGAACGGCCTGAATAATCCACGCGCTTGCCCAGCAGGTTCTGGCGGAACCGGCCCTGTTTGCCCTTGATCATGTCCGAAAGGGACTTCAGAGGGCGGCCGTTGGTGCCGGTGATGGCCCGGCCGCGGCGTCCGTTGTCGAACAGCGCGTCCACGGATTCCTGAAGCATGCGCTTTTCGTTGCGAATGATGATGTCCGGCGCGCCCAACTCCAGCAGCCGCTTCAGGCGGTTATTCCGGTTGATGACCCGGCGGTACAGGTCGTTCAGGTCTGAAGTGGCGAACCGGCCGCCATCCAGCGGCACCAGAGGACGCAGTTCCGGCGGGATGATGGGGATGACGTCCATGATCATCCACTCCGGCTTGTTCCCGGACTCCAGAAACGCCTCCACAATCTTCAGCCGCTTGGCCAGCTTCTTCTTCTTGGTCTGGGACCGGGTGGACTGGGATTCCTCACGCAGTTCCACCCGCAGCTGGGCCAGATCGATCTCCTGCAGGAGGGTCTTGATGGACTCAGCGCCCATCCCTACAGTGATAGCCTCGTCATTGTAATGGTCCAGAATCTGAAAGTACTGCTCCTCGGAGATGACCTGCTTCTTCTCCAGTGTGGTCTCGCCCGGGTCCAGAATGATATAGGAATCGAAATAAAGAACCTTCTCCAGGTCGGCCATGGTCATGTCCAAGAGAGTGCCGATCTTGGAAGGCAGGGATTTCAGAAACCAGATATGCGCCACGGGAGCGGCCAGTTCAATGT
Above is a window of Desulfomicrobium orale DSM 12838 DNA encoding:
- the rpoC gene encoding DNA-directed RNA polymerase subunit beta': MTLDDLFTQRGNASGAFNNQDLKAIGISVASPEKIREWSFGEVKKPETINYRTFKPERDGLFCAKIFGPVKDYECNCGKYKRMKHRGIVCEKCGVEVIASKVRRERMGHIELAAPVAHIWFLKSLPSKIGTLLDMTMADLEKVLYFDSYIILDPGETTLEKKQVISEEQYFQILDHYNDEAITVGMGAESIKTLLQEIDLAQLRVELREESQSTRSQTKKKKLAKRLKIVEAFLESGNKPEWMIMDVIPIIPPELRPLVPLDGGRFATSDLNDLYRRVINRNNRLKRLLELGAPDIIIRNEKRMLQESVDALFDNGRRGRAITGTNGRPLKSLSDMIKGKQGRFRQNLLGKRVDYSGRSVIVVGPYLKLHQCGLPKKMALELFKPFIYSKLEERGYASTIKSAKKMVEREEVAVWDILEEVVREYPILLNRAPTLHRLGIQAFEPILVEGKAIRLHPLVCTAFNADFDGDQMAVHVPLSVEAQIECRVLMMSTNNILSPANGSPIIVPSQDIVLGLYFLTVDRPFEKGEGMIFSDPEEVVCAFDAGHLDLHARIKVRIDGELVATTPGRIIVREIVPAEVPFDVYNREMSKKVIGRLVGEAYRLAGTKATVILCDKLKDLGFEYSTRAGITVGVKDLNIPPAKSHILDRSYAEVSDIEQQYREGIITRSEKKNKVVDVWTKATNEVSEAMMRELRYDTVPNPHTGAPEVKHVLRWNASPAAEERCNSFNSVFMMANSGARGNQDQIRQLAGMRGLMAKPSGEIIETPITTSFREGLTILQYFTSTHGARKGLADTALKTANSGYLTRRLVDVVQDVIVSEHDCKTVDGIELSHVTKGGEITVRLSERVLGRVAMYDVLDPETGEVFIPANAMINEDMVTEIERRGVSTITIRSALTCKSQHGVCALCYGRDLARGHLVNVGEAVGIIAAQSIGEPGTQLTMRTFHIGGTASKEIEQSRYEAMNKGRVVLSRVRTVTNSRGERMVLGKSGQLRIVDEQGVEREKYALPSGARLYFENGAEVKKGDRLAEWDPFNEPFVTDVDGTVQLKDIIDGRTVQERIDEATGKSTLTVIEFRSSSFRPGVAVCDADGTVKTRPDTGTQAFYTLPVGAILMVNDGDEIRAGDVIARKPRETTKTRDIVGGLPRVAELFEVRKPKDQGILSEIDGVVSFGPDSKGKRKLIVEPEVGEAHTYLIPKGKHISVSEGDFVESGELLTEGTPDLHDLLKIKGEKYLAFYLVEGVQDVYRFQGVYINDKHIEIIVRQMLKKLSVIDPGDTGFLMGEQVDKFRFLRANSKCVAAGLQPAVAEPLVLGITQASLSTESFISAASFQETTKVLTESALIGKKDYLYGLKENVIVGRLVNAGTGFRAYVENDILVPEQPESPDKFLEELEKDPFFIEQ